The following is a genomic window from Anopheles aquasalis chromosome 3, idAnoAquaMG_Q_19, whole genome shotgun sequence.
ATCTTCATACTTCCTATGCCAGGATACTTCTATAGTCTGCAGCCTGAAACTGATTCGGATGGGGATGTGTCAGAGTTTAAATTTGGTATGGCTTGCGATTGCAAACCACCCTGCTCCGTATTGGTAATGCTATTCTCTCGAATCTGTTACGCAGAGGTCGATATAAATGTCTTGTTTCTTCTTTAGAACTACAATGTGCAAACGATTGCGAGCCAACGGCAACCCAACGGTTTCCCTTCGGCTAACTTGTAAGTGTTCTTTTCGGAATAGATTAATACTTGACCTGATTCCACCTTTGTCTTCTCCAGTGGTGGCAGAAATGTTTCCATGTACGCCACACTGAACGTACACTTCAAGGACCTGTACTGCGTCAAATACAAGCGCGATGCTTACATGACCTGGGACTCACTGGTGGCCACATTCGGTGGCATTTTTGGACTGTGCATGGGTGGCTCCGTGCTGAGTATAGTAGAGCTGCTGTACTACTTCACCGTTAAACCGTTCACGGTGTACCAGGAAAAGATGAAACGGAAGCGCAACGAACGTCCGCAGATACCTCCGGCACGACGACTGGTCGTTCGTCCTTATGTGTCTCCGTTCGATAAGCACCGCTACCCAATGGGTCAGTTGGCCCGCGGAAGACCCCACGAAAAGAACATCGTACGCCAAGCGAGCTCGTTGACGGCACCTTTTAAGGACTCCGATAGAACAGTTCATGATTTGGCTTTCATATTCTGAAGTGACTTCTTAACCAAAAGTAATGTTCGAACATTTTAGCAATTAGATGATTTATTTACACGACATTAAGAGTAGTATTGATCGGATGTGTGGCGACTTAAACACTAGCTTATCTTAACCAATTCAGGAGCACGCACGAACGCGGATAAGGAAGACACGGTGTAAGAGCCTGCCGGACGGAAGGtgcacacggaacggaatggaagctTAATCAAGTAGCGACAAAAATGCTTATTTACACTCGATGAAATGTGTTTAAGCTAGCGGAAAAGATCCTTACAGCGTCGGCGCGGGCAGCACAAACCAGATGGATACGATCGAGGAATGGAATTTGGGTAAtcggaaaatgaatgaaatctCGGAGAGACTCAATCTCGGGAATGCTCTCCCGAACGGTCCCAAGTCGGGCTGGAGCTCCAGTCTGCGTAGCCTTACTCTAGATGTCTAGCGGTACACTTAAGCACTAACCGTTATGAATTTTTtgaacgatcgatcatcaCTTAAGAAATAAATTTCGTCTTCAGCCGGAAAGCGCCTCCTTCAATCGAGCTGTGCCTTGTGACCGACGTAGTTGTCAAAAAAGGCGGCATCCTTCTTACGATATCGTAGCTTGGCGCAGGCCGCCAGCAGTGAACCACCGAGcacgcacagcagcacacagcacgtGGCCAGTAGGGCCGACAGCACGGAAGTTTTCATGCACGTCTCCGACATATCTTGAGGTTCTGGAAAGGAATCGAAAGGGGGTACGGCATGGAATTAGGGCATATcgaatgcacgcacgcacgcacgcacgcgacgaaacacaaaataacGTACTGGCAGAGGTGATCGAttccttcttcgctttcgactcttcgtcctcctcctgtAGCACACGCAGCGCCTGGAAGAGACTGATGTTGTCCGAGAGGGTACTGTTGAGCTTCGGTTGAACGGCCTCACGCTTCGAGACGCCTTTCAGGTTTCTCCAGTGACAGGGTTGACTCTGCGGAAAGGGCGACCAGTGAGCAGTCAGTATCGGCCAGAGGTCATTGCCATCAGGCCGCGCATTCGCGCACTTACCGGGCATCTTCCGTGACACATGCGAACGTCGCACTCGATGTAGAGGGCAGGCGAACCCGTGAACCGGAACGTTTTCATGTAAGCGTACACCTGCGTCTCGAACACGCCGGTATCGGACCAGCTACCTCGGAACCGCGAAATCAGCTTATCATCAACCGGGCACCTACGATCGGGCGACAATCGTACGAGAGGATGCAGCGTTACCAACAGGCATTGCGAACGCGAGATGCCTTCATCGACTTACCCATACTCATCGATCAGCTGGATCCGCTTGTTGGCACCGTTGTGCGCGAAGCAATCGTTCACCACGATGTCGAAACCATCGTACTTGCTGCGCATGTAAATGATGAGTGTGAGGGGATCGCCGACCCGCACCGGCCCCGTTACGCGCACCCCATTGGTTCCGTATCCGTTCCGGATCTCCATGTAGCACTCCGGTGGGCTGAGCGTAAACACTACCGGGTTTCCCGTTGCAACCCTGCAGAACCGAACCACCCGGTGGGGTTTAGAAAGAATTCCGTAACCTCATCGCGATCTCGGAGGGGGGAGCGCGTTACTTACTCGACGTCGAGAAAGGGAAATGTCACCGTTTTCCAGAAGTCGTACCCATACTCGCAAGTCACCTTAAAGTGCTCGTCGAACTCCTCCTCGATCAGCGGATTGTACTGCACCGTCACCGTGTTCCACATGAAGTTTTTCTGGGTTTTGTTGGTGGACAGAGTGAGATGATGGCATTAGCACATAGTGGTGGCGTCCTAGCATGAGCGCCCTCGCTACCTACCGTTGGATTCTTGCGGCTGTCCTCACCGATTGCATTCTTTCCCAGTGTTCCGCAACGGTTCAGCTGGATGAAGAACTCGTAGTAATCCCGACCGGAACCATTGATGTACATGCAGTCGGGATCGTACGCGTAACCTGGCAGgaaagagcaagaaagagaaagagatacaCACGAATAGTGACGTTAATGCAGTTGCGTTGCACAACAACGGGACCCGCGCAGCTTACCGGATGAGTAGAGCAGCCCATTGAACGATCCGTTGAATCCGATACGAATTTTCATATAATCATCCTGACACTCGGCCTCGATATCTGCAACAGATCAACCGGAACGTGATTGTAGAACGTGTGGCCAACGGGCCAAGAAACGAGGCGGAGATACATACGCTGCACACGGGTGTTGTTGAAACGATAGCGCCGATTGTAGTCCCGGTCCCACGGATCGGGACGCCAGGCCGCATCAATGTCACTGCCATaggccggtggtggagggatCCGAGGATGCGATGATTGCAGCGAGGTAAGCGGTATGTAACCCGACGTATCCGACACGTAAACCACCTGTGAGTGAACCACACaccaaagaaaagaagaagcgcaagaagCATTGTTAGTGGCCGGAGGTAGTCATCGCAACGCAGGCGATGCCGCCTCTAAATGGGTGCCTTCCCCGGGTGCCATTAGCCTAAACGACACTCCATGCACCATGGTCCCACAAATCGGAGATCGCTATCGCAGACCAAAATCGCGGAACGGCctcctgcgtgcgtgcgtgtaaaagaaaaaaaaaggaaactaattAATTGCCCACATGCTGTCTTAAGCGACTGACCTCGGAGCCGGTGATTGGTGTCGGAAAAACTGAACGGAGAAAATGGCCACGGAgacaccggtggtggctgtCGAAAGTCGGCTGTGTGTTGCTGTGCTCGCGCGGAAGGATATTGCGACAGGAGCGACACGATTTTCCAATCGAGCCCAACCGAGTGTGCGCCGAGCAGAGGCGCCCCCGGACCTTGACAGCGCACAGCGCTGGCAGTTGGCAATGCTGGGCAACCGCTAGGGCGTGAAATTAAGATGGCACATCCGAGGGCGAGAGAGTCACTGGCACACCCTGGCCACCTACTTTGTCGCACGGTGCGgtctgattgattgattttccttGCTGTGAAGCTGTCCATCCTGTCCGACcgacgccaaaaaaaaagcgaggtGTCCAAATGGAATCAACTGCAGGTGCATCAAAGCGTGCGTCTCTTCGCTACGTCTTCGATCGGCTCCCATCGACCTAAACCTCAAATAAAGTGGACCCCATCTCGACTCGCCACTGCGGGAGAAGGTTCAACAAGTAGGCTACGCACCACCCATCGCCACAACGGTGGCACCGATGGGCAGCGCGTGCCACGCATGAGAagctccgaaaccgaaagtaaGCGCGGCGTAAAGCCAGCGAACGTGGCGATGCCTCGTGCGCCGTTGGCCAATTTTCATCCACCAATTTATCTTTCCAATCAGAATAGCACCAAAACCTTCATTTTCGATGCAGAACCGTCGAGGTCACGGCGCGGGCGTGAAGCGCGCGGGCCTACAcacccaccggcaccgacaccgccGAACGCGCAGCGCGGTCAACTAGCTGGGCCGACGGGGgttgcttcttttgtttgtttttttttctctt
Proteins encoded in this region:
- the LOC126576783 gene encoding uncharacterized protein LOC126576783, with protein sequence MTQSRLRHAAGSRQHRAFIIVAVAQTLLFTLLARGASGITTTISPVSFQPHNVTSPVDGTGHDLVPAASALTTASHRPPLAATSNGAVNINPPSTAAPKVQRKRGSISGGKKNVVVQQPVPVGHHQSAPSAPSDNNANNSREALSHEGSEPVVYVSDTSGYIPLTSLQSSHPRIPPPPAYGSDIDAAWRPDPWDRDYNRRYRFNNTRVQHIEAECQDDYMKIRIGFNGSFNGLLYSSGYAYDPDCMYINGSGRDYYEFFIQLNRCGTLGKNAIGEDSRKNPTKNFMWNTVTVQYNPLIEEEFDEHFKVTCEYGYDFWKTVTFPFLDVEVATGNPVVFTLSPPECYMEIRNGYGTNGVRVTGPVRVGDPLTLIIYMRSKYDGFDIVVNDCFAHNGANKRIQLIDEYGCPVDDKLISRFRGSWSDTGVFETQVYAYMKTFRFTGSPALYIECDVRMCHGRCPSQPCHWRNLKGVSKREAVQPKLNSTLSDNISLFQALRVLQEEDEESKAKKESITSAKPQDMSETCMKTSVLSALLATCCVLLCVLGGSLLAACAKLRYRKKDAAFFDNYVGHKAQLD